A DNA window from Litorivicinus lipolyticus contains the following coding sequences:
- the otnK gene encoding 3-oxo-tetronate kinase: MILGCIADDFTGATDLAGLLRRSGASVQLHFGLPDGPSDGHADIEIVALKCRTEPVATAVADCTAAGRWLLAGGAQQLYWKYCSTFDSTATGNIGPVSEALMALSGKTQAIYCPAFPENGRSVYMGHLFVGQQLLSESSLKDHPLTPMTDSNLVRVLTPQVAGRVALFSRADQRSQSALPDAEHIIADAVEFDDLEQIVASLPDHVMLTGGSALAMPLPARLGLANHQPEADPQVPGRSLVLSGSCSEMTRRQVAHWSADRPSYQIKPGQLGAADIDACVAWLDQLPAEQTALIYATDDPAAVRAAQSSMGVAEAGSQVESALSQIAQAAYARGVRRFVVAGGETSGAVAQALGVRQVRCGPEICPGVPWTFAGSASDPLALALKSGNFGAVSFFDDALKQLELADGPA; the protein is encoded by the coding sequence ATGATACTGGGATGCATTGCCGATGATTTCACCGGCGCCACCGACCTCGCCGGCCTGCTACGACGCAGCGGTGCGTCGGTCCAGCTGCACTTCGGGCTGCCCGATGGCCCGTCCGACGGCCACGCGGACATCGAAATTGTCGCGCTAAAATGCCGCACCGAGCCGGTCGCTACCGCCGTTGCCGATTGCACCGCCGCGGGACGCTGGTTATTGGCCGGCGGGGCCCAGCAGCTGTACTGGAAATACTGCTCGACCTTTGATTCCACCGCCACGGGCAACATTGGCCCAGTCTCGGAAGCCTTAATGGCACTGAGTGGCAAGACCCAGGCGATTTACTGCCCGGCCTTTCCCGAAAACGGTCGCAGCGTTTATATGGGCCACCTGTTCGTCGGCCAACAGTTGCTCAGCGAATCCAGCCTCAAAGACCACCCACTAACGCCGATGACGGATTCCAACCTGGTGCGGGTGCTAACGCCGCAGGTCGCAGGGCGCGTCGCCCTGTTCTCGCGCGCCGACCAACGCAGTCAAAGCGCACTGCCGGATGCCGAACACATCATTGCCGACGCGGTCGAATTTGACGACCTGGAACAGATCGTTGCCAGCCTCCCCGACCATGTCATGCTGACTGGTGGCAGTGCCTTGGCAATGCCGCTTCCGGCGCGCCTTGGACTGGCTAACCACCAACCCGAAGCGGACCCTCAGGTGCCCGGCCGCAGCCTGGTCCTCAGCGGCAGTTGCTCGGAAATGACGCGCCGACAGGTCGCCCATTGGAGCGCCGATCGTCCCAGCTACCAAATCAAACCAGGCCAGTTGGGCGCGGCCGACATCGACGCCTGCGTCGCGTGGTTGGACCAACTGCCGGCCGAGCAAACAGCGTTGATTTACGCCACCGACGACCCGGCGGCGGTGCGTGCGGCCCAGTCGAGCATGGGCGTCGCCGAAGCCGGCAGCCAAGTCGAATCTGCTCTTAGCCAGATCGCACAGGCGGCCTACGCCCGCGGCGTCCGGCGCTTTGTCGTGGCCGGCGGCGAAACCTCAGGTGCGGTCGCCCAAGCCTTGGGCGTGCGCCAGGTGCGCTGTGGACCCGAGATCTGTCCCGGGGTGCCCTGGACCTTCGCCGGCAGCGCCTCGGATCCCCTGGCCCTGGCCTTGAAGAGCGGCAACTTTGGCGCAGTCAGCTTCTTTGATGACGCCCTAAAACAGCTGGAGTTAGCCGATGGACCTGCGTGA
- a CDS encoding FCD domain-containing protein encodes MPQTARVSDAIVDQLEALILEGSMRPGERLPTERALAERFDVSRPSVRDALQKLSSRGLVRRRQGGGTFVADGIGATFTDPLMELLANDDNAAEQISEFRHALEGLAARLAAKRATDQDRALIQRKYDELRRLQQTDDLSAEAAADAEFHLAIAEAAHNPVLLHVMRTMFLLLRDNIIGNLSGLSEETGSRQLIRDQHAKMLEHIVSAPDPDKARTSAREHLETIIQMFRDNKAATERQKSSRRRDLFKS; translated from the coding sequence ATGCCGCAAACTGCACGCGTCTCCGACGCCATCGTCGATCAGCTCGAAGCCTTGATTCTAGAAGGTTCGATGCGCCCCGGCGAACGCTTGCCGACGGAGCGGGCGTTGGCTGAACGCTTTGATGTGTCGCGGCCAAGCGTGCGCGATGCGCTGCAGAAATTGTCCAGTCGCGGCCTGGTGCGCCGGCGTCAGGGTGGCGGAACCTTTGTTGCGGACGGAATCGGCGCCACCTTTACCGATCCTTTGATGGAGCTTTTGGCAAACGACGACAATGCAGCCGAACAAATCAGCGAGTTTCGGCACGCCTTGGAAGGCTTGGCAGCGCGCTTGGCTGCTAAGCGCGCCACCGACCAAGACCGCGCTCTGATTCAGCGCAAGTACGATGAGCTGCGTCGACTGCAGCAAACCGATGACCTGTCAGCCGAGGCCGCCGCGGATGCCGAATTTCACTTGGCGATCGCCGAGGCGGCCCATAACCCAGTGCTGTTGCACGTCATGCGTACTATGTTCCTCTTGCTTAGGGACAATATTATCGGCAACCTTAGCGGCCTCAGTGAAGAGACGGGCTCACGTCAGCTGATTCGCGACCAGCACGCTAAGATGCTGGAGCACATAGTTTCAGCGCCGGATCCGGACAAAGCACGGACCAGCGCACGAGAACACCTCGAGACCATTATCCAAATGTTCCGAGATAATAAAGCGGCCACAGAGCGGCAAAAATCATCCCGAAGGCGGGACCTGTTCAAATCCTAA
- a CDS encoding L-idonate 5-dehydrogenase, whose product MKALYAHGPKDLRLTEQPSPELGAGQVRINTARGGICGSDLHYFQHGGFGDIRLREPMILGHEVSGYVAEMGADVTGLSLGDRVAVSPSRPCGECQYCLEGLPNHCQNMRFYGSAMPFPHIQGAFSTELIIDQSQAVVANGISAEEAAMAEPLSVGLHAVKRAGDVFGKTVMVTGCGPIGVMCVLAARRAGAAHIIAVDIADFTLGFATQAGADQVINPQTNPEALEPLKAGKGQVDVLIECSGAESALVSGIACMRPRGVIVQLGLGAPMTLPLMQITAKELSMKGSFRFHAEFAQAVHFMTAGLIDVKPLMTHSFDVSDHAQAFKTAADRTSAMKVQLRFDTEMSA is encoded by the coding sequence ATGAAAGCACTGTACGCGCACGGCCCCAAAGACCTTCGTTTGACCGAGCAACCGTCGCCTGAATTGGGCGCCGGCCAGGTCCGTATTAACACGGCCCGCGGCGGTATCTGCGGCTCGGATCTGCATTACTTCCAGCACGGCGGGTTTGGTGACATCCGTTTGCGCGAGCCGATGATTTTGGGTCACGAAGTGTCCGGCTATGTGGCGGAAATGGGTGCTGATGTCACCGGTTTGAGCCTCGGCGATCGAGTCGCGGTATCGCCTTCGCGGCCGTGCGGTGAATGCCAGTACTGTTTAGAAGGGCTGCCCAATCACTGCCAAAACATGCGCTTTTATGGCTCTGCGATGCCGTTTCCGCACATCCAAGGTGCGTTCAGCACCGAGCTGATCATCGACCAGTCCCAGGCCGTTGTAGCCAACGGCATCAGTGCCGAAGAAGCCGCCATGGCCGAGCCTTTGTCGGTCGGTTTGCACGCGGTTAAGCGCGCAGGCGACGTGTTTGGTAAAACCGTCATGGTGACCGGTTGTGGGCCGATCGGCGTGATGTGCGTGCTGGCCGCGCGCCGTGCAGGGGCCGCACACATTATTGCGGTCGACATCGCCGACTTTACGCTGGGCTTTGCGACCCAGGCCGGGGCGGATCAGGTGATCAATCCCCAGACCAACCCCGAGGCGTTGGAGCCGTTAAAAGCGGGCAAAGGCCAGGTCGACGTACTGATTGAATGTTCGGGCGCGGAATCGGCCTTGGTCAGCGGCATTGCCTGCATGCGCCCGCGCGGCGTGATCGTTCAATTGGGGCTGGGGGCGCCGATGACGCTGCCACTAATGCAGATCACCGCCAAAGAGTTGTCAATGAAAGGCTCGTTTCGGTTCCATGCTGAGTTTGCCCAGGCGGTCCACTTCATGACCGCGGGGCTGATTGATGTGAAACCCTTGATGACCCACTCGTTTGACGTCAGCGATCACGCCCAGGCCTTTAAAACGGCGGCTGACCGAACCTCGGCGATGAAAGTGCAGTTGCGCTTTGACACCGAGATGTCGGCTTAG
- the otnC gene encoding 3-oxo-tetronate 4-phosphate decarboxylase: MDLREQLCEFGLSLYQRGLTHGSTGNLSARLPNGQLLVTPTGCSLGRLTPEGLAVINPDGSLDGGPAPTKEVPLHRAFYQSRAAHTGAVVHLHSCYATTLSLLPCDDEDDWLPALTPYGIMQLGQVRLLPYRVPGSPSIAQDIHDLAGRHSAVMLANHGPVVTGKTLEAAVYAAEELEATAKLAYLTRALEPNRLSPAQISELVTQFNVPWN; encoded by the coding sequence ATGGACCTGCGTGAACAGCTGTGTGAGTTCGGCCTTAGCCTCTACCAGCGCGGCCTGACCCACGGCAGCACTGGCAATTTGTCGGCGCGGCTGCCTAACGGCCAGTTGCTGGTGACCCCAACCGGGTGCTCGCTGGGCCGATTAACGCCGGAAGGGCTGGCGGTGATCAACCCCGACGGCAGCCTGGACGGCGGGCCGGCACCGACCAAAGAAGTGCCGCTGCACCGGGCGTTTTATCAGTCCCGGGCCGCGCATACCGGCGCGGTGGTGCATTTGCATAGCTGTTACGCGACCACGCTGTCGCTGCTGCCGTGTGACGATGAGGATGATTGGCTGCCGGCACTGACGCCCTACGGGATCATGCAACTGGGCCAGGTCCGGCTGCTGCCGTATCGCGTCCCAGGCAGCCCCAGTATTGCCCAGGACATCCACGACTTGGCCGGCCGCCACAGCGCGGTGATGCTAGCCAACCATGGGCCTGTCGTAACGGGCAAAACGTTGGAAGCGGCGGTCTATGCCGCCGAGGAACTGGAAGCCACGGCTAAACTGGCGTACCTGACGCGCGCGCTGGAACCGAATCGTTTATCACCGGCCCAGATCAGCGAGCTGGTGACCCAGTTCAACGTGCCCTGGAACTAG
- a CDS encoding (Fe-S)-binding protein, translating into MRQVYFFGTCLVDMFYPDAGIAGVKLLEHAGCVVNYPQAQSCCGQPPFNSGFRDQAATVAINQLALFKDGHDLVVPSGSCAGMIKHHWPELLAGTKHEAAAKELAARTYELSEYLIDVLDVALNDRGPALDICLHTSCSARREMGVAEQGKALLARLSKVTVKVAQYETECCGFGGTFSVKQPEISAAMADDKAKHVAATGAQQFVCGDSGCLMNISGTMGKQGMNLNPAHLYDFVWERIQ; encoded by the coding sequence ATGCGCCAAGTCTACTTCTTCGGCACCTGCCTGGTGGATATGTTTTATCCCGATGCGGGCATCGCCGGCGTTAAATTACTCGAGCACGCCGGCTGCGTAGTCAACTATCCGCAGGCCCAAAGCTGCTGCGGTCAGCCACCTTTCAATAGCGGATTTCGTGATCAAGCCGCAACCGTCGCGATTAATCAGCTGGCGCTGTTCAAGGACGGCCACGACCTGGTCGTCCCGTCCGGCAGCTGTGCTGGCATGATTAAGCACCATTGGCCGGAACTGCTGGCCGGGACCAAGCACGAGGCGGCGGCCAAAGAATTGGCGGCGCGCACCTACGAGCTATCGGAATACCTGATTGATGTGTTGGACGTGGCGCTCAACGACCGCGGACCGGCGCTGGATATTTGCCTGCATACCAGCTGCAGCGCGCGCCGCGAGATGGGCGTGGCCGAACAGGGCAAGGCCTTGTTGGCTCGACTGTCGAAGGTAACCGTCAAAGTCGCCCAGTACGAAACTGAATGCTGCGGCTTTGGCGGTACCTTTAGCGTCAAACAACCCGAAATCAGCGCCGCCATGGCCGACGACAAAGCCAAACACGTGGCCGCAACAGGCGCCCAACAGTTCGTCTGCGGCGATTCAGGCTGTTTAATGAACATTTCCGGCACCATGGGCAAGCAAGGCATGAACCTGAATCCCGCCCACCTGTATGACTTTGTCTGGGAGCGCATTCAATGA
- a CDS encoding LutB/LldF family L-lactate oxidation iron-sulfur protein gives MNSPVSFTNAAKDALANPTLRSNFREAMDSLRERRANQFPDPVELESARDLASAIRARALKNLPQNLITLEAQCQANGIQVHWADTPAEANDIILGICQRHDAKHVIKGKSMVSEECHLNAFLEQHGIEALESDLGEYIVQIDGETPSHIIMPAIHKNKKEIAELFAEKIPGVEYTEDVDTLTAIARKVLRTKFETAAVGISGVNFAVAETGTLCLVENEGNGRMTTTVPPVHIAITGIEKVVPQLADVPPLYSVLTRSATGQHATTYFNMISSPRKPGEMDGPDEVHLVLLDNGRSKIFNDDAMRDTLKCIRCGACMNHCPVYTRIGGHAYGTVYPGPIGQILNPQQYGIDKQGEMLSACSLNGACGEACPVRIPIPQLISKLRHEATRNDRAGTVYGQGALRKWYEALVWQSWQWIHQRPALYRTMTWSATRFRGLLPEKAMGPWTKSRIKPALAPKTLHEMMKDKR, from the coding sequence ATGAACAGCCCGGTTAGTTTTACCAACGCCGCCAAAGACGCCCTCGCCAACCCGACCCTGCGCTCCAACTTTCGCGAAGCCATGGACAGCCTGCGCGAGCGTCGTGCTAACCAATTCCCCGATCCGGTGGAGCTGGAATCGGCGCGCGACTTGGCCAGTGCCATTCGTGCACGTGCGCTGAAAAACCTGCCGCAAAATTTGATCACCCTAGAAGCCCAGTGCCAAGCCAACGGCATCCAGGTTCACTGGGCCGACACCCCGGCCGAGGCCAACGACATTATCTTGGGCATCTGCCAACGCCACGACGCGAAACACGTCATTAAAGGCAAGTCGATGGTGTCGGAGGAGTGCCACCTCAACGCGTTTTTAGAGCAGCACGGCATCGAAGCGCTGGAAAGCGACCTGGGCGAGTACATCGTCCAAATCGATGGTGAAACCCCCAGCCACATCATCATGCCGGCCATCCACAAGAACAAAAAAGAAATCGCCGAGCTGTTTGCCGAAAAAATACCCGGGGTCGAGTACACCGAAGACGTCGACACCCTGACGGCGATTGCACGAAAGGTGCTGCGAACCAAGTTTGAAACCGCCGCGGTCGGGATCAGTGGGGTCAATTTTGCCGTCGCCGAAACCGGCACCCTGTGTCTGGTCGAAAACGAAGGTAATGGGCGCATGACCACCACCGTGCCGCCGGTCCACATTGCCATCACCGGGATCGAAAAAGTGGTGCCGCAGCTGGCCGACGTGCCGCCGCTGTATTCGGTGCTGACCCGCAGCGCCACCGGCCAGCACGCGACCACCTATTTCAATATGATTTCCAGCCCGCGCAAGCCCGGCGAGATGGACGGCCCGGACGAAGTCCACCTGGTATTGCTGGACAACGGCCGATCAAAAATATTCAACGACGACGCCATGCGCGACACCCTAAAGTGCATTCGCTGTGGCGCTTGTATGAACCATTGCCCGGTGTATACGCGCATTGGTGGTCATGCCTACGGGACGGTCTACCCCGGCCCGATCGGCCAAATCTTGAACCCGCAGCAATACGGCATCGACAAGCAAGGCGAGATGCTCAGCGCGTGCTCGCTCAATGGCGCGTGCGGCGAAGCCTGCCCGGTCCGAATTCCGATACCGCAACTGATCAGCAAGCTGCGCCACGAAGCGACCCGCAACGACCGCGCCGGCACCGTTTACGGCCAGGGCGCCCTGCGCAAATGGTACGAGGCCCTGGTCTGGCAATCGTGGCAATGGATTCACCAGCGCCCGGCGCTGTATCGCACCATGACCTGGAGCGCCACGCGCTTTCGCGGCTTACTGCCGGAAAAAGCCATGGGCCCCTGGACCAAGAGTCGAATCAAACCGGCGCTAGCACCAAAGACCCTGCATGAAATGATGAAGGACAAACGATGA
- a CDS encoding DMT family transporter, producing MSIKPREDRATSGVLMMLLAVMLFTGIDTSAKWLSIAGLPVIEIVFLRYFGHFILATGYYLPTSGPAIFVSNAPRIQLLRSTFLCLSTVSNFWALKYLPITVTTTIAFAGPIATTLLAIPILGERVGIHRIIAVCCGFFGVLLVIQPWNAAFHPAMILSLFNLVIVSGYFITTRMIAGVERNATQQVWSSGFASMVLAPFAFAHWVWPDSITQWLVIVAMGAFGATGHISATAAHRRADASILAPMFYTQVFSATLVGIFIFDTWPTLWTLAGGAVIIGSGAYIWQRTRRKSKAPPAPLV from the coding sequence GTGAGCATAAAACCGCGCGAGGACAGGGCCACCAGTGGCGTCTTGATGATGCTGCTGGCGGTGATGTTGTTTACCGGCATCGACACCTCGGCGAAGTGGCTCAGCATCGCCGGGTTGCCGGTGATCGAGATCGTGTTCCTGCGTTATTTCGGTCATTTCATATTGGCCACTGGTTATTATTTGCCGACCTCGGGCCCCGCCATCTTTGTTTCCAACGCGCCCCGGATTCAGTTGTTGCGATCGACTTTTCTGTGTTTAAGCACCGTCAGCAATTTTTGGGCGCTTAAGTACCTGCCGATCACGGTGACCACGACGATTGCCTTTGCCGGGCCAATCGCCACGACCCTGTTGGCGATCCCAATCTTGGGAGAGCGCGTCGGTATTCATCGGATTATCGCCGTTTGTTGTGGTTTTTTTGGCGTACTGTTGGTCATTCAGCCCTGGAACGCGGCGTTTCATCCGGCCATGATTTTGAGTTTATTTAATCTGGTGATTGTGTCGGGCTATTTTATTACCACGCGGATGATCGCCGGGGTCGAGCGCAATGCCACGCAGCAGGTCTGGAGCAGTGGATTTGCCAGTATGGTGTTGGCACCGTTTGCGTTTGCTCATTGGGTTTGGCCGGATTCGATCACCCAGTGGTTGGTGATTGTCGCGATGGGCGCCTTTGGGGCGACCGGGCATATTTCGGCGACCGCCGCCCATCGTCGTGCTGACGCCTCGATACTGGCGCCGATGTTTTACACCCAGGTTTTCTCGGCGACGCTGGTCGGCATCTTTATTTTCGATACCTGGCCAACCTTGTGGACGCTGGCCGGCGGCGCGGTGATTATTGGTTCGGGGGCGTATATCTGGCAGCGCACCCGGCGTAAATCCAAAGCGCCGCCGGCGCCGTTGGTCTAG
- a CDS encoding LutC/YkgG family protein yields MSARDRILQRLQSQWIASDAGDPDLAVHLDKQWSGDERLDRFQQMIESVHGEVVRVNRKDWSEHLARICAAEGFERVLVGAGEVADQAAAAVSGEVRRYDAPINEWKGELFSDIDAAFTSTRGGIAETGSLVMWPTPDEPRLMSLVPPVHIALLDGQTIGNTFTEVLTEQGWATQMPTNALLVSGPSKSADIAQVLAYGVHGPKRLIVLLIQD; encoded by the coding sequence ATGAGCGCACGCGACCGTATCTTACAGCGGCTGCAAAGCCAGTGGATTGCCAGCGATGCCGGCGACCCGGACTTGGCCGTGCATTTGGATAAGCAGTGGAGCGGCGACGAGCGCCTGGATCGTTTTCAACAAATGATCGAAAGCGTGCACGGCGAAGTTGTTCGCGTGAACCGCAAGGATTGGAGCGAGCACTTGGCGCGCATCTGTGCAGCCGAGGGCTTTGAGCGCGTGTTAGTCGGCGCCGGCGAGGTGGCCGACCAAGCGGCCGCCGCCGTCAGCGGCGAAGTGCGTCGCTATGATGCCCCGATCAACGAATGGAAAGGCGAGCTGTTCAGCGATATTGATGCCGCCTTTACCAGCACGCGCGGCGGCATTGCCGAAACCGGTTCGCTGGTGATGTGGCCGACACCTGACGAGCCACGCCTGATGAGTTTGGTGCCGCCGGTGCATATTGCGCTGCTGGACGGCCAAACCATCGGCAACACCTTTACCGAGGTGCTAACCGAGCAAGGCTGGGCGACGCAAATGCCGACCAATGCCTTGCTGGTGTCCGGGCCGTCCAAAAGCGCCGATATCGCCCAGGTGCTGGCCTATGGCGTGCACGGCCCGAAACGCTTGATTGTGCTGCTGATCCAAGACTAA
- the ltnD gene encoding L-threonate dehydrogenase, whose amino-acid sequence MKTLTIGLGSMGMGAALSCHRAGLTSVGFDLNADALNAFAADGGTPIDRLDNADSIDVALIFVVNAQQAESVIFDSPLLDKLSPGAVVMNCVTLAPSIAKDLAARVIERGFGYIDAPVSGGALKASEGRMSVMASATPASMQHAQPVLDAIAEHVFRLGDAAGEGSKMKTINQLLAGVHIAAAAEAMNLAAALDMDLHQVIDVISKCAGTSWMFENRAPHIADGDYRPLSSVDIFVKDLGIVQHEARAEAAVTPLTDTSLGLFADASQAGLGRLDDSAVAQLLARQSQQRLPGMDE is encoded by the coding sequence ATGAAAACACTGACCATTGGGTTAGGTTCGATGGGTATGGGCGCGGCCCTGTCTTGTCATCGTGCCGGCCTAACCAGCGTCGGCTTTGACCTGAATGCCGATGCACTCAATGCCTTTGCTGCCGACGGTGGCACCCCCATCGATCGACTGGATAACGCCGATAGCATTGATGTTGCACTGATTTTTGTGGTCAATGCGCAACAAGCAGAATCGGTGATTTTCGACAGTCCGCTGCTGGATAAACTGTCACCCGGCGCCGTCGTTATGAACTGCGTCACGTTGGCACCCAGCATCGCCAAAGATCTGGCTGCACGGGTCATCGAACGCGGCTTTGGCTACATCGATGCGCCGGTGTCCGGCGGCGCCTTAAAGGCCAGCGAAGGCCGCATGTCGGTCATGGCCTCCGCAACCCCGGCCAGCATGCAACACGCACAGCCGGTACTGGATGCCATCGCCGAGCACGTGTTCCGCTTGGGCGACGCCGCCGGCGAAGGCTCAAAGATGAAGACCATCAACCAGCTGTTGGCCGGCGTTCACATTGCCGCCGCCGCCGAGGCGATGAACCTGGCGGCGGCGCTGGACATGGACTTGCACCAGGTCATTGACGTCATCAGCAAGTGTGCTGGGACCTCGTGGATGTTCGAAAACCGCGCGCCGCACATTGCCGACGGCGACTACCGACCGCTGTCCAGCGTCGACATTTTTGTTAAGGACCTGGGCATCGTTCAGCACGAGGCGCGCGCCGAAGCCGCGGTCACACCGCTGACCGACACCTCGCTTGGGCTGTTTGCCGACGCCTCCCAGGCCGGCCTCGGGCGCCTCGATGACAGCGCCGTGGCCCAGCTGTTAGCGCGCCAATCACAGCAACGCTTGCCGGGGATGGACGAATGA
- a CDS encoding SDR family oxidoreductase produces the protein MNLFDLSGKTALITGSSMGIGFALARGLAQAGAKIVLNARNTERLNDAQRTLSAEGWDVRTLGFDVTDADACAQAIDGFEREHGPIDILVNNAGMQFREPLENFPVDAFDQLMRTNLYSAFYVGQAAARHMLQRGQGKIINIASVQTAMARPGIAPYTASKGAIANLTKGMATDWAGRGLNCNAIAPGYFDTPLNAALVSDPTFCAWIEKRTPAGRWGQIDELVGACVFLSSAASSFVNGQTLFVDGGMTACL, from the coding sequence ATGAACCTCTTTGACCTCTCCGGCAAGACTGCCCTAATCACCGGCTCCTCGATGGGCATCGGCTTTGCGTTGGCCCGGGGACTGGCCCAGGCCGGCGCCAAAATCGTATTGAATGCACGCAACACCGAACGCTTGAACGACGCCCAGCGCACACTCAGCGCAGAGGGCTGGGATGTCCGAACGCTGGGGTTTGACGTCACCGACGCCGATGCCTGCGCCCAAGCCATCGATGGGTTCGAGCGCGAACATGGGCCGATTGATATTCTGGTTAACAACGCAGGTATGCAGTTTCGCGAACCGCTTGAAAACTTTCCGGTCGACGCCTTTGACCAGCTGATGCGGACCAACCTGTATTCGGCCTTTTACGTCGGCCAAGCCGCCGCGCGCCACATGCTGCAACGTGGTCAGGGCAAAATCATTAACATCGCCAGTGTCCAGACCGCCATGGCGCGTCCCGGCATTGCCCCCTATACGGCCTCCAAAGGCGCTATTGCCAACCTGACCAAAGGCATGGCCACGGACTGGGCCGGTCGCGGCCTGAATTGCAACGCCATCGCACCGGGCTATTTCGACACGCCGTTAAATGCGGCCTTGGTCAGCGACCCGACCTTTTGTGCGTGGATCGAGAAACGCACACCCGCCGGTCGTTGGGGCCAAATCGATGAACTGGTCGGGGCCTGTGTGTTCCTATCCTCCGCCGCATCCAGCTTTGTTAATGGCCAAACCCTATTTGTTGATGGCGGCATGACTGCCTGCCTATAA